In the Novosphingobium sp. 9 genome, one interval contains:
- a CDS encoding GIY-YIG nuclease family protein codes for MEDDEFGLLDVKPRAGRGGPSQDRGVAALLEVTAFYERHSRLPDPDAMDHDEMRLGAIWDTVKLAPADQMRAVDRLGLLSASAAPKSRSWQDEPVDADIPNSLDDIFADDDLDVDASLVSLKHTTPAAERHVPDHRADFVLCQDFEQFRERFETVQRGLEAGERQASPVRKWSVIEPIEGDFFIRNGLLAMIAEKSEMTARGGTRDHRLRVIFSNGTESDPLMSSFRKSLNDDKTARMVQKVGLGPLDPEWENDQLELSGTIYVARSRSENPEIKGQRMILHKIGVTSQDVSRRVADARNDPTFLLAPVEIVATYSLQNLSRNKVENLLHRFFAAARPAKLFVTDRFGKKVLPKEWFYVLPEHVGQAAKLIEEGTLHRYLYDVETQRILLKNEIT; via the coding sequence ATGGAAGACGACGAGTTCGGCCTGTTGGATGTCAAACCTCGCGCGGGGCGCGGTGGTCCTTCGCAGGATCGTGGCGTCGCAGCCTTGCTCGAAGTAACCGCCTTCTATGAGCGTCATTCGCGCCTCCCCGATCCAGACGCAATGGATCATGACGAGATGCGCCTTGGAGCAATCTGGGATACCGTAAAGTTGGCTCCCGCCGATCAAATGCGGGCTGTGGATCGGTTGGGCCTGCTAAGCGCCTCCGCCGCCCCAAAGTCGCGTTCATGGCAAGATGAGCCTGTCGACGCTGATATTCCCAATAGCTTGGATGACATCTTTGCTGATGACGATCTTGATGTTGATGCGTCACTGGTCAGCCTCAAGCACACCACACCGGCTGCAGAAAGGCACGTTCCTGATCATCGCGCGGACTTCGTGCTCTGTCAGGATTTCGAGCAATTCCGGGAGCGCTTTGAGACAGTTCAGCGGGGCTTGGAAGCAGGTGAGCGCCAAGCAAGCCCGGTACGGAAATGGTCGGTGATCGAGCCGATCGAAGGGGACTTCTTCATAAGGAACGGTTTGCTCGCCATGATCGCCGAGAAGTCGGAAATGACCGCCCGTGGCGGCACGCGCGACCATCGGCTTCGCGTCATCTTTTCAAACGGTACAGAGAGCGACCCGCTCATGTCGTCATTCCGAAAATCCCTGAATGACGATAAGACAGCTCGCATGGTCCAGAAGGTTGGCCTCGGACCGCTTGATCCTGAATGGGAAAACGATCAGCTCGAACTGTCGGGAACGATCTATGTTGCCCGCTCCCGATCTGAAAATCCCGAGATCAAAGGGCAGCGTATGATCTTGCATAAGATCGGCGTCACCAGCCAGGATGTATCCCGCCGTGTTGCGGACGCCAGAAACGATCCAACGTTTCTTCTGGCGCCGGTGGAAATCGTCGCGACCTACAGCCTGCAAAATCTGTCCCGCAACAAAGTCGAGAACTTGCTGCATCGTTTCTTCGCAGCGGCTCGTCCGGCTAAACTATTCGTCACAGATCGGTTCGGGAAGAAGGTTCTTCCTAAGGAATGGTTCTATGTCCTGCCAGAACACGTCGGTCAGGCAGCTAAGCTGATCGAAGAGGGGACCTTGCATCGGTATCTTTATGATGTCGAAACTCAGAGGATTCTATTAAAAAACGAGATAACCTGA
- a CDS encoding TetR/AcrR family transcriptional regulator, giving the protein MRLFLERGFEATTLDDIAAAADVSRRSLFHYFGSKEEIVFSTKADFPALVAEAINRRPVEEPLLDMVENAFVELAQTHLSEASRDLARLIQDTPALSAGDQAKYEKFERVLAKALADRKERPQDDIECRVTAAAAIGILKLSTQAWLAAPETGPDTFGRAAFAALREVAGQAPDVRE; this is encoded by the coding sequence ATGCGCCTGTTTCTGGAACGCGGGTTCGAAGCGACGACGCTCGACGACATCGCTGCAGCGGCAGACGTTTCGCGCCGCAGTCTGTTCCATTATTTCGGCTCGAAGGAGGAGATCGTCTTCTCCACCAAGGCCGATTTTCCGGCGCTCGTGGCAGAAGCGATAAATCGGCGCCCCGTCGAGGAACCGCTGCTCGACATGGTCGAGAACGCCTTCGTGGAATTGGCACAGACCCATCTGTCGGAAGCGTCGCGCGACCTTGCCCGGCTAATCCAGGACACCCCTGCGCTGAGCGCGGGCGATCAGGCCAAGTACGAGAAATTCGAGCGGGTGCTCGCCAAAGCTCTGGCCGATAGGAAAGAGCGCCCGCAAGACGACATCGAATGCCGCGTCACTGCGGCAGCTGCGATCGGCATTCTGAAGCTGTCGACACAGGCCTGGCTCGCGGCCCCCGAAACCGGCCCCGACACCTTCGGCAGGGCTGCCTTCGCCGCTTTACGCGAAGTAGCCGGGCAAGCGCCGGACGTCCGCGAATAG
- a CDS encoding SDR family oxidoreductase codes for MASWTTKDIPDQSGRLAIVTGATGGLGLETALALAGAGAEVILAARNPNKGRAAEALIRQRHPDARVRFDRVDLASLASVRDFAQRQLASERPIDILVNNAGIMALPRRETTLDGHEMQFATNYLSHFALTGQLLPLLSAGKARVVEVSSIAHRSGRIRIDDLDYGQGYRPWPVYAQSKLAMLMFALELDRRSRANGWGITSVAAHPGAADTDLVANGMGAASRLMTWGSAIALKLIGHSAQDGALPLLMAATMPGIRGGEYFGPQGFREMKGPPGAGRIEPQARDAEVAAQLWARSEAMTGVAFG; via the coding sequence ATGGCGAGCTGGACCACCAAGGATATTCCCGACCAGTCCGGCAGGCTGGCGATCGTCACTGGCGCCACCGGAGGCCTCGGGCTGGAGACGGCCCTCGCGCTGGCAGGCGCGGGAGCAGAGGTCATTCTGGCGGCGCGCAATCCGAACAAAGGACGCGCGGCGGAAGCGCTGATCCGCCAGCGACATCCCGATGCCCGCGTCCGCTTCGATCGTGTCGATCTGGCCAGCCTCGCTTCGGTTCGCGATTTTGCCCAGCGGCAACTGGCGAGCGAGCGCCCGATCGACATTCTCGTCAACAACGCCGGCATCATGGCGCTGCCCCGGCGCGAAACCACGCTCGACGGGCACGAGATGCAGTTCGCCACCAACTACCTCTCGCACTTCGCGCTGACCGGCCAGTTGCTGCCGCTGCTGAGCGCAGGCAAGGCGCGCGTGGTGGAGGTGTCGAGCATCGCCCATCGCAGCGGCAGAATCCGGATCGACGATCTCGATTACGGGCAAGGCTACAGGCCCTGGCCGGTCTATGCGCAGTCCAAGCTGGCGATGCTGATGTTCGCGCTCGAACTGGATCGCCGCAGCCGCGCGAACGGCTGGGGGATCACCAGCGTGGCTGCCCATCCGGGTGCTGCCGACACCGATCTGGTCGCGAACGGTATGGGCGCTGCGAGCCGGTTGATGACCTGGGGAAGCGCGATAGCCCTCAAGCTGATCGGCCATTCCGCCCAAGACGGCGCGCTGCCGCTACTGATGGCCGCGACCATGCCGGGTATCCGGGGCGGCGAGTATTTCGGGCCGCAGGGCTTTCGCGAGATGAAAGGACCACCGGGCGCGGGCAGGATTGAGCCACAGGCGCGCGATGCCGAGGTCGCCGCGCAGCTGTGGGCGCGGTCCGAGGCGATGACCGGCGTGGCGTTCGGCTGA
- a CDS encoding metallophosphoesterase: MFHLIFALPWAYVVARTLLPLPWALGVKLAVALILLVGAQSHLWSRISSGSVFSPEFPRPLIVVLNWLFGCIAQLAVFQIALDVVRLAATITGIGADAPWIEARYAIAVLALVLAAIGVWNAIGVPRLRKVTVTIPALPEAFEGYTLIQLTDLHISRLFPAGWTRAVVEATNRLDADLIVVTGDVIDGSVDNRRTGVEPLRELRAKDGVYLCPGNHEYLSGYDPWMAHLASLGMRVLGNAHAVIARGDEALVVAGLTDPSARGVGKPLPDLGQALEGSPPDAPIILLDHEPGRAQEAARRGVALQLSGHTHGGMIVGLDRLVARGNSGFVSGLYEVGTMALYVNNGTGIWPGFALRLGKPSELTLITLHRATG, translated from the coding sequence ATGTTCCATCTGATCTTCGCCTTGCCGTGGGCCTATGTTGTCGCGCGCACCCTGCTGCCATTGCCCTGGGCGCTCGGCGTGAAGCTGGCGGTCGCCCTGATCCTGCTCGTCGGAGCGCAGTCGCACCTGTGGAGCCGTATCTCTTCGGGATCGGTGTTCAGTCCGGAATTTCCCCGGCCGCTCATCGTCGTGCTTAACTGGCTGTTCGGGTGTATTGCCCAGCTGGCCGTGTTCCAGATCGCGCTCGACGTGGTGAGGCTGGCAGCCACGATAACCGGGATCGGCGCAGACGCCCCCTGGATCGAGGCGCGCTACGCCATCGCTGTGCTGGCCTTGGTGCTGGCGGCCATCGGCGTGTGGAACGCCATCGGCGTACCGCGCCTGCGCAAGGTGACCGTCACGATCCCAGCGCTTCCCGAAGCGTTCGAGGGCTATACCCTCATCCAGCTTACCGACCTGCACATCAGCCGGCTGTTCCCCGCCGGCTGGACGCGCGCCGTGGTCGAGGCGACCAACCGGCTGGATGCGGACCTGATCGTCGTGACGGGTGACGTGATCGATGGCAGCGTCGACAACCGGCGCACAGGCGTCGAACCCTTGCGCGAACTGCGCGCGAAAGACGGGGTGTACCTTTGTCCCGGCAACCATGAATACCTCTCGGGCTACGATCCATGGATGGCGCACCTTGCATCGCTGGGCATGCGGGTACTGGGCAATGCCCATGCGGTGATCGCGCGAGGCGATGAGGCTCTCGTCGTGGCCGGTCTCACCGATCCTTCGGCGCGCGGCGTCGGCAAGCCGCTCCCCGATCTGGGGCAGGCGCTTGAGGGATCTCCACCGGACGCCCCGATCATCCTGCTCGATCACGAACCGGGGCGGGCGCAAGAAGCGGCCCGGCGCGGCGTGGCGTTGCAGCTCTCGGGCCATACCCACGGCGGCATGATCGTCGGGCTCGACCGACTGGTCGCGCGCGGCAATAGCGGCTTCGTCTCGGGGCTCTATGAGGTTGGCACAATGGCGCTCTACGTCAACAACGGCACCGGCATTTGGCCGGGGTTCGCCCTGAGGTTGGGCAAGCCGTCCGAACTGACCTTGATTACCTTGCATCGTGCGACTGGCTGA
- a CDS encoding 3'-5' exonuclease — translation MRLAERFGKFPGSLLIRQQSGFRLAVAEAREPGMVTVSPDVYNRAASLLAENPEYRVLRKLRPVAGFHRPVPGARNRIGVAIDVETTGLDYESDRIIELALQRFRYDDAGRIVQVGQARVWREEPGEPLDLRITKLTGLTDEVLAGQSIDDTLALEILGSADLIVAHNARFDRPFVDRRLPALAGKAWACSMSELDWLELGFDGRALAHLVSQCGWFYEGHRAENDILALLYLLAHDLPDGETVMAKLIACSERSSFQVNAVDAPFDAKDRLKARGYRWNSALRFWTTEIAEADHGAERAWLMSEVYTGYGEPAFIPVSACERHSRAV, via the coding sequence GTGCGACTGGCTGAGCGATTTGGCAAGTTTCCCGGCTCCCTTTTGATCAGGCAACAGTCCGGCTTTCGCTTGGCTGTTGCTGAAGCTAGAGAGCCGGGCATGGTGACCGTTTCGCCCGACGTCTATAATCGAGCCGCTTCGCTGCTGGCTGAAAATCCGGAATACCGGGTGCTGCGCAAGCTTCGTCCAGTGGCAGGGTTTCATCGACCGGTGCCTGGCGCTCGCAACCGTATCGGCGTTGCGATCGATGTCGAGACCACTGGGCTGGACTACGAATCCGACCGGATCATTGAACTGGCCCTCCAGCGATTTCGCTACGACGATGCCGGGCGGATCGTGCAGGTCGGCCAGGCCCGGGTCTGGCGTGAAGAGCCGGGTGAGCCCCTCGATCTCAGGATAACGAAACTGACCGGCTTGACCGATGAGGTCCTGGCGGGACAGTCGATCGACGATACCCTTGCGCTCGAAATTCTGGGCTCGGCCGATTTGATCGTTGCCCATAACGCGCGGTTCGATCGGCCGTTCGTCGATCGCAGGTTGCCCGCGCTCGCCGGTAAGGCCTGGGCCTGCTCGATGTCCGAACTGGACTGGCTGGAACTCGGTTTCGACGGGCGTGCGCTTGCCCATCTCGTCTCGCAGTGCGGCTGGTTCTATGAAGGTCATCGGGCTGAAAACGACATCCTCGCGCTCCTATACCTTCTGGCGCATGACTTGCCGGACGGCGAAACCGTGATGGCCAAGCTGATAGCCTGTTCGGAGCGGTCGTCTTTCCAGGTGAATGCGGTCGATGCCCCCTTCGATGCCAAGGACCGCCTAAAAGCCCGAGGCTATCGCTGGAATTCTGCGTTGCGCTTCTGGACGACCGAGATCGCGGAGGCGGATCACGGTGCGGAGCGGGCATGGCTGATGAGCGAGGTCTATACCGGGTACGGCGAGCCCGCGTTCATTCCTGTCAGCGCCTGCGAACGGCATTCCAGAGCAGTATGA
- a CDS encoding thermonuclease family protein → MRRRHRTDNLIKFDHYRRRSRSRTTKVIAAWFGAAALAGAGAGAASLIWPENPPARTGHPLTDCRVVDGDTLNCAGERIRLLGIDAPELAGHCRKGRQCAPGNPEASTDSLRDALHGRLTIERIGTDRYGRTLALVSSETGDLSCWQLGKGAAIYKKRWDDGQRVARVCPQSTR, encoded by the coding sequence ATGCGCAGGCGCCATCGAACTGACAACCTGATCAAATTTGACCACTACCGCCGCAGGTCACGGTCCAGAACGACCAAAGTAATTGCCGCATGGTTCGGCGCAGCTGCGCTGGCGGGAGCTGGTGCCGGTGCGGCATCACTAATTTGGCCGGAAAATCCACCGGCCCGTACCGGCCACCCGCTCACCGACTGTCGTGTGGTGGACGGTGATACGCTCAATTGTGCCGGCGAACGCATTCGCTTGCTGGGCATCGATGCTCCCGAACTTGCCGGCCATTGCCGAAAGGGAAGGCAGTGCGCACCTGGCAATCCGGAAGCATCGACGGATAGCCTGCGAGATGCACTGCATGGCCGCCTCACGATCGAGAGGATAGGAACCGACAGGTACGGTCGAACCCTGGCTCTGGTATCCAGCGAAACAGGAGACCTATCCTGCTGGCAACTGGGCAAAGGGGCCGCGATCTACAAGAAGCGGTGGGACGATGGGCAGCGCGTCGCCAGAGTTTGCCCGCAATCTACCAGATGA